In a single window of the Mustelus asterias chromosome 3, sMusAst1.hap1.1, whole genome shotgun sequence genome:
- the tada3l gene encoding transcriptional adapter 3, translating into MSELKDCPLQFHDFKPVDHVKMCPRYAAVLSRSEDDGIGIEELDTLQLELETLLSSASRRLRILEAETQILTDWQDKKGDKRLLKFGKEHEHGAPQKHGKPKKQKIDGKGSHGTGPGPGRPKSKNLQPKIQEYEFTDDPLDVPRIPKNDAPNRFWASVEPYCADITNEEIRVLEDLLKPPEDEAEYYKIPPLGKHYSQRWAQEDLLEEQKEGARAAAAAEKKKGMLGALTELDSKDVDALLKKEQHDQPEDGSPFGPLTQRLLQALVEENIISPMEDSPIPEMTGKDVGTEGASTSPRSQNKAFSVPHTKSLEARIKEELIAQGLLDSEDRPTEDSEDEVLAELRKRQAELKAISTHNRAKKQELLRLAKEELKKQELRQRVRIADNEVMDAFRKIMAARQKKRTPTKKEKDQAWKALKERESILKLLDS; encoded by the exons ATGAGTGAACTAAAAGACTGCCCACTGCAGTTCCATGACTTCAAGCCAGTAGACCACGTGAAGATGTGTCCTCGGTATGCAGCTGTGCTCTCGCGCTCTGAGGATGATGGAATTGGAATTGAGGAGCTGGACACATTGCAGCTGGAGCTGGAGACACTGCTGTCCTCAGCGAGTCGGCGACTGCGTATCCTAGAGGCAGAAACACAG ATCCTCACCGACTGGCAGGATAAAAAGGGAGACAAGAGGCTGTTGAAATTTGGGAAGGAGCATGAACATGGAGCACCGCAGAAACACGGAAAACCTAAGAAGCAGAAAATCGATGGGAAAGGTAGTCATGGAACTGGGCCAGGCCCCGGGCGGCCCAAATCGAAAAACCTACAGCCCAAAATACAGGAATATGAATTTACAGATGATCCCTTAGACGTTCCCAGAATTCCAAAGAATGATGCCCCTAACAG GTTTTGGGCATCAGTAGAACCATATTGTGCTGACATCACCAACGAGGAGATCCGTGTGCTTGAGGACCTACTGAAACCGCCTGAAGATGAGGCTGAGTATTACAAG ATCCCTCCACTGGGGAAACATTATTCCCAGCGCTGGGCACAAGAGGACCTCCTTGAGGAGCAGAAGGAAGGTGCTCGTGCTGCGGCTGCTGCGGAGAAGAAGAAAGGCATGCTGGGAGCTTTAACTGAGCTTGACTCAAAAG ACGTGGATGCTCTATTGAAGAAAGAGCAGCACGACCAGCCTGAAGATGGCTCTCCTTTCGGCCCGCTCACACAGCGATTGCTGCAGGCTTTGGTGGAG GAGAACAtcatttccccaatggaagatTCTCCCATACCAGAGATGACTGGGAAAGATGTTGGAACTGAGGGAGCAAGCACCTCCCCTCGAAGTCAGAATAAGGCATTCAG TGTTCCTCACACAAAGTCTCTAGAAGCACGAATAAAGGAAGAACTAATTGCTCAGGGTCTGCTGGATTCAGAGGACCGGCCCACTGAAGACTCTGAAGATGAAGTTCTGGCAGAACTGCGCAAGCGTCAGGCTGAGTTGAAAGCCATCAGTACACACAATCGAGCAAAGAAACAGGAACTTCTCAG acttGCCAAAGAGGAGTTAAAAAAACAGGAGTTACGGCAGCGAGTGAGAATAGCGGACAATGAAGTCATGGATGCTTTCCGAAAGATTATGGCGGCGCGCCAGAAGAAACGCACACCTACAAAAAAAGAGAAGGATCAAGCATGGAAGGCACTGAAGGAGAGGGAGAGCATCTTGAAGTTGTTGGACAGTTAA